ACGCCCCCCTGGAGGTGGCCCTGGCCGAGGCCAAGAAGGTGCGGAACGTCCAGGCCCACCTGGAGGGCAAGGAGATCGTGAAGGAGATCTACGTGCCGGGGCGGATCCTCAACCTGGTAGTGCGGGGGTAGGGAAGGGGAGGCGGGTGGCCTCCAGGCGGGCCACCTCCCCTTCCGCGGGGGTGAGGAAGAGCCCCTCCCCCCCCGCCCAGGCCAGAAGCCGCCCGTAGCCCAGGAAGAACCCCTCCCCGTCCAAAAGGCCGTAGAGCCGGTCGGGGAGGGGGGGTTCTTCCAGGGGAAGGACGCGGGGCCTGGCCCCTTGGAAGTGGGCGAGGAGGCGCCTTAGGCGGTTTTCCCTCCGCTCCTTTGGGGTTTTGCGCCGCGCCCCGGGGAGGGGCGGGGCGAGCCTAAGCCTTAGGTCCTTCCGCCAGCGTAGGGCCTGGTACAGCGCCTCCGAGCCCAGGACCAGGGCCTCCACCGGGTTTAGGGCCTCCAGCTGGAGGAGGCGGAAGGCGGGGTCCAGGAGGCCGTCCGTGTCCGCCACCGCGGGGCTTCCCGGCGGGATGAGGCGGGCCAGGCGCAGGGCCCCCACCACCGCCCGGGCCTCGAGGCCCCTCGGGGAAAGCCCTGATACCCCTTTACGTAGATTCCTTCACCCTAGGCCACCAGTGAAAGAGGGTATGCCTGCGCACCGTGGCTGGGTCCTCCTCAAGGGTCCGGCACCGCTCGGCCACCACCCCCATCATCTCCTCCAGGGTCGCAAAGTACCGGTTGGCCACCGCCTCGTTCACCAACGGCCACACCCGCTCCGCCGGTTGCAGCTCAGGACTGTAAGGTGGCAGAAAGACCAAGCGGATCCCCTCCGGTACCTCCAACCGCCCAGACGTGTGCCACCCCGCCCGGTCCAAAACCACCCAGGCCTCCCCC
The window above is part of the Thermus oshimai DSM 12092 genome. Proteins encoded here:
- a CDS encoding transposase; amino-acid sequence: GEAWVVLDRAGWHTSGRLEVPEGIRLVFLPPYSPELQPAERVWPLVNEAVANRYFATLEEMMGVVAERCRTLEEDPATVRRHTLFHWWPRVKEST